A stretch of Cytophagales bacterium DNA encodes these proteins:
- a CDS encoding GNAT family N-acetyltransferase, with translation MMEYQLINNEARKQYEVHTDEAVLRIEYILAQDRIFLTHTEVPKSMEGKGLGSAIVRLALEDIEQKGLTLVPLCPFVALYLKRHPEWKRLVMKGINIE, from the coding sequence ATGATGGAATATCAATTGATCAACAATGAAGCACGAAAGCAGTATGAGGTGCATACGGATGAAGCGGTGCTGAGAATTGAATACATCCTGGCTCAGGATAGGATTTTTTTGACACATACGGAGGTTCCTAAATCGATGGAAGGGAAAGGTTTGGGGTCTGCCATTGTAAGATTAGCGTTGGAAGATATTGAGCAAAAAGGCCTTACATTGGTCCCGCTTTGCCCTTTTGTAGCGCTTTACCTCAAACGCCATCCGGAGTGGAAGAGATTAGTTATGAAAGGAATTAATATTGAATAA